A part of Rhinatrema bivittatum chromosome 16, aRhiBiv1.1, whole genome shotgun sequence genomic DNA contains:
- the GPR162 gene encoding probable G-protein coupled receptor 162, translating into MQQRSPEEKTFHNNCLSWLACGALSLLANAWTILSISAKQQKRKPLELLLCFLSGTHILMAAIPLTMFSVIQLRKEASDYDWNEGICKVFVSTYYTLALATCFTVASLSYHRMWMVRWPVNYRLSNTKKQALHAIMGIWMVSFILSTLPSIGWHDNSERYYARGCQFIVSKIGLGFGVCFSLLLLGGIVMGLVCMTITFYHALCARGRGRRATRNAFTVPTIVVEDAYGKRRSSLDGSESLKISMQTTNLIGAIVFLYDTLTGLPILVVSFVSLKYNSAPTWMVLCVLWCSMVQTLLLPSFVWSCERYRADVRTVWEQCLAILSEEDADEEMAPGDYTERRFCEVRFDSNGTTNGSRVPPFADGHDSKFLLPLKGPLVPGERGHYLQVQRQQAPLSRRMSHDESDMFPSRTLPFIQKWPSSDDIRRSPGSSRDLLDYQRPRRPKADESLASLRQFLEAGLRGSPGDAFFFRDEITTFIDDTPLPTPAGSPRRPRPQPTPREERRMSLGPGPEREAGAARRCSLTDTATDQPHEASPARTRPPCRHPRGARADSQDLSPFRTRRAELLSSRT; encoded by the exons ATGCAGCAGCGTAGTCCAGAGGAGAAGACCTTCCACAATAACTGCCTCTCTTGGTTGGCCTGTGGGGCCCTCTCCCTCCTGGCCAACGCCTGGACCATCCTCAGCATCTCTGCCAAGCAACAGAAGCGGAAACCCCTGGAgctgctgctctgcttcctctcGGGCACCCACATCCTCATGGCTGCCATCCCCCTCACCATGTTCTCCGTCATCCAGCTGCGCAAGGAGGCCTCGGACTATGACTGGAACGAGGGCATCTGCAAGGTCTTTGTGTCCACCTACTACACCCTGGCCCTGGCCACCTGCTTCACGGTGGCCTCCCTCTCCTACCACCGCATGTGGATGGTCCGCTGGCCCGTCAACTACCGCCTGAGCAACACCAAGAAGCAAGCCCTGCATGCCATCATGGGCATCTGGATGGTGTCCTTCATCCTGTCCACGCTGCCCTCCATCGGCTGGCACGACAACAGTGAGCGTTACTACGCCCGCGGCTGTCAGTTCATCGTCAGCAAGATCGGGCTGGGCTTTGGGGTCTGCTTCAGCCTCCTGCTCCTGGGCGGCATCGTCATGGGCCTGGTGTGTATGACCATCACCTTCTACCATGCCCTCTGTGCCCGGGGCAGGGGCCGCCGTGCCACCCGCAATGCCTTCACCGTGCCGACCATCGTGGTGGAGGACGCCTACGGCAAGAGGAGGTCATCGCTGGATGGCTCCGAGTCCCTCAAGATATCCATGCAGACAACAAACCTGATCGGGGCCATCGTCTTCCTGTACGACACCCTGACGGGACTCCCAATTCTg GTGGTGAGTTTCGTTAGCCTGAAGTACAACAGCGCCCCCACCTGGATGGTTCTGTGTGTTCTGTGGTGCTCCATGGTGCAGACCTTACTGCTTCCTTCCTTCGTCTGGTCCTGTGAGAGATACCGTGCCGACGTGCGGACGGTGTGGGAGCAGTGCTTGGCTATCCTATCAGAGGAGGATGCAGATGAAG AGATGGCCCCTGGGGATTACACTGAACGCCGGTTCTGTGAGGTTCGCTTTGACTCCAATGGAACGACCAATGGGAGCCGTGTCCCGCCCTTTGCCGATGGCCATGACAGCAAGTTCCTGCTGCCCCTGAAAGGGCCGCTGGTCCCGGGAGAGCGGGGCCACTACCTACAAGTGCAACGACAGCAG GCACCTCTGTCTCGCCGGATGTCACACGACGAGAGCGACATGTTCCCCAGCAGGACGCTCCCCTTCATTCAGAAGTGGCCCTCATCGGACGACATCCGCAGGAGCCCCGGCTCCAGCAGGGACCTCCTGGACTACCAGCGGCCGCGGCGCCCGAAAGCCGACGAAAGCCTCGCCAGCCTGCGCCAGTTCCTGGAAGCGGGACTTCGAGGCAGCCCGGGGGACGCCTTCTTCTTCCGGGATGAGATCACCACCTTCATCGACGACACCCCGCTGCCCACGCCGGCAGGCAGCCCACGCCGGCCACGGCCCCAGCCCACGCCCCGGGAAGAGCGCCGGATGTCACTCGGCCCTGggccagagagagaggctggCGCTGCCCGGCGCTGCTCGCTCACGGACACTGCCACCGATCAGCCCCACGAAGCCTCCCCCGCCAGGACCCGGCCCCCATGCAGACACCCTCGGGGGGCCAGAGCAGACTCCCAGGATCTCTCCCCCTTTAGGACTCGCCGAGCTGAACTGCTAAGCTCCAGGACTTAG